A window of the Lactuca sativa cultivar Salinas chromosome 7, Lsat_Salinas_v11, whole genome shotgun sequence genome harbors these coding sequences:
- the LOC111895728 gene encoding protein JINGUBANG — MKKEMAGKTFFSKKNNVRNKLAILLHSSEPNVFITTHQQPENSENNFNHRSSNASLPSPVMSSCSSPASFMSPINHMPSPYSESPWTLPHDSNGEDGITYNTGLIGSLIREEGHIYSLASSGDMLYTGSDSKNIRVWKNLMEFSGFKSSSGLVKAIVVFGNRIFTGHEDGKIRVWKYSDKKKKAYKRIGNLPSTKDYIKSSMNPNNYIEARRHHNLPWIKHYDVVSCMCLDEETGLLYSGSWDRTIKVWRLSDSKCLESINAHDDAINSVVAGFDGLVITGSADGTVKVWRREFIGKTKKHLFAYTLLDQDSAVTSVVVNASQATVYAGSSDGLVNFWVRKKQSLSHGGVLRGHKLAVLCLATAGSLLLSGSADNSICVWRSEGSGVHTCLSVLNSHTGPVKCLAVQDRNEDYDDDDDRKDEEWIVYSGSLDNSLKLWRVSEILA; from the coding sequence ATGAAGAAAGAAATGGCTGGAAAAACCTTCTTTTCGAAGAAAAACAATGTCCGAAACAAACTCGCTATTCTCCTTCACAGCTCAGAACCAAACGTTTTCATCACCACCCACCAACAACCAGAAAATTCCGAAAACAATTTTAATCACCGGAGTAGCAATGCCTCATTACCTAGCCCTGTCATGTCCTCATGTTCTTCACCAGCCTCCTTCATGTCTCCAATCAACCATATGCCATCACCCTACTCCGAATCTCCTTGGACTCTTCCTCATGATAGCAATGGCGAAGATGGTATCACCTACAACACTGGCTTGATCGGGTCTTTGATACGTGAAGAGGGTCATATTTATTCGTTAGCATCGTCCGGGGATATGTTGTACACAGGTTCGGATTCTAAGAACATTAGAGTGTGGAAGAATTTGATGGAGTTTTCAGGTTTCAAATCGAGTAGTGGATTAGTGAAAGCAATCGTCGTTTTTGGTAATCGGATATTTACGGGCCACGAGGACGGGAAGATTCGTGTTTGGAAGTATTCAGATAAGAAGAAAAAAGCTTACAAACGGATCGGCAATTTACCCTCGACAAAAGATTACATCAAGAGCTCTATGAACCCTAATAATTATATTGAAGCAAGACGACACCATAACCTTCCATGGATCAAGCattatgatgttgtttcttgcatgTGTTTGGATGAAGAAACAGGGTTGCTGTATTCTGGATCCTGGGATAGAACAATTAAAGTTTGGAGGCTTTCAGATTCGAAATGTTTAGAATCTATAAACGCTCATGACGACGCCATTAATTCCGTCGTAGCTGGGTTTGACGGTTTGGTTATTACCGGGTCCGCTGACGGGACGGTGAAGGTGTGGCGGAGGGAGTTCATCGGGAAGACCAAAAAACACCTTTTCGCTTACACTCTTTTGGATCAAGACAGCGCTGTCACGTCTGTGGTGGTGAACGCCTCTCAGGCCACCGTGTACGCGGGATCCTCCGATGGACTGGTGAACTTTTGGGTACGCAAGAAGCAATCGTTGTCACATGGCGGAGTTCTGAGGGGTCACAAGCTTGCAGTGCTTTGTCTTGCGACTGCCGGAAGCTTGTTGTTGAGTGGGTCGGCGGACAACAGCATCTGTGTGTGGCGGAGTGAAGGTAGCGGCGTTCACACTTGTTTGTCGGTCTTGAATAGTCACACTGGTCCGGTGAAATGTCTCGCCGTTCAAGATCGGAATGAggattatgatgatgatgatgatcggAAAGATGAAGAATGGATAGTTTATAGTGGCAGTTTGGATAACTCGTTGAAGCTTTGGCGGGTGTCGGAAATTCTAGCCTGA